A region from the Acetobacteroides hydrogenigenes genome encodes:
- the pgmB gene encoding beta-phosphoglucomutase: MRNVKACIFDLDGVIVDTAKYHYLAWRRLAEMLGFEFTEKDNERLKGVSRVRSLEILLEVGNIDATPEQKEKWAHDKNEWYVDYITKMGADEILPGVVPFLVELRQKGIKTAIGSASKNANLILSRLGLMSHFDAIIDGNKVSAAKPDPEVFVAAANVLGVSPEHSVVFEDAEAGIEAAKAGGMFAVGVGSDQILAKADVVIGSLADLNYEKFMCLLNVK; this comes from the coding sequence ATGTAAAAGCCTGTATTTTCGACTTGGATGGAGTTATAGTCGATACTGCAAAGTATCACTATTTAGCGTGGAGAAGATTGGCCGAAATGCTTGGTTTTGAGTTTACCGAGAAGGATAATGAGCGATTAAAAGGCGTGAGCCGAGTACGATCGCTAGAGATTTTGCTAGAGGTTGGCAATATAGATGCAACCCCTGAACAAAAAGAGAAATGGGCGCACGATAAAAATGAGTGGTATGTTGACTATATCACAAAAATGGGCGCTGATGAAATACTTCCCGGAGTTGTTCCTTTTCTTGTTGAATTGCGACAAAAGGGCATTAAAACGGCCATTGGGTCGGCAAGTAAAAATGCTAATCTAATTCTTTCTAGGCTTGGTTTAATGAGCCACTTTGATGCCATTATTGATGGCAATAAAGTTAGCGCTGCTAAGCCAGATCCAGAGGTGTTTGTAGCCGCTGCTAATGTTTTGGGGGTAAGTCCAGAGCATAGCGTAGTGTTTGAAGATGCGGAGGCTGGTATTGAAGCAGCAAAGGCTGGCGGCATGTTTGCAGTTGGCGTTGGTAGCGATCAGATCCTAGCTAAGGCAGACGTAGTTATAGGTAGTTTGGCAGATCTTAACTACGAGAAGTTTATGTGTTTGTTGAACGTAAAGTAA